The Candidatus Pantoea soli genome window below encodes:
- a CDS encoding flagellar brake protein — protein MKDADKEQYLKRGTLAVLNVMRDLLSLQTPLMVSFARGQFISRLLAADEDRVVFDLGSNALDNELALENGELTIAAETYGAKVEFALQDLTRTEFDGLPAFAAPLPELVWQIQRREFFRVSAPMEPVFYCHTEWPDGRQARFRLQDLSLGGVGVLLDEALPEGLSQGDNFKKLRVELGEYGQFEVTAQLLHIGERSIVTSKNETRITPRLSFRFTAIEPVQERQLQQVIFALERLARDKARRFQ, from the coding sequence GTGAAAGACGCCGATAAAGAACAATACCTCAAGCGCGGTACGCTCGCGGTTTTAAATGTCATGAGGGACCTGTTGAGTTTACAGACGCCGCTGATGGTGAGCTTTGCCCGTGGTCAGTTCATCAGCCGTCTGCTGGCCGCGGATGAAGACCGGGTGGTTTTCGATCTCGGCAGTAACGCGCTGGATAATGAATTAGCGCTGGAAAATGGCGAGCTGACGATTGCCGCAGAAACCTATGGTGCGAAAGTGGAATTCGCCCTGCAGGATCTCACCCGCACAGAGTTTGACGGCCTGCCGGCGTTCGCCGCTCCCCTGCCTGAGTTGGTGTGGCAGATCCAGCGCCGTGAATTTTTCCGCGTCAGCGCGCCAATGGAGCCGGTGTTTTACTGCCATACCGAATGGCCGGATGGTCGTCAGGCACGTTTCCGCCTGCAGGATCTTTCGCTGGGCGGCGTCGGCGTACTGCTGGATGAAGCGCTGCCGGAAGGGCTGAGCCAGGGCGATAATTTTAAAAAACTGCGTGTGGAGCTGGGCGAATATGGCCAGTTTGAGGTAACCGCGCAGCTGCTGCATATTGGTGAGCGCAGTATCGTCACCAGCAAGAACGAAACCCGCATCACGCCGCGGCTCAGCTTCCGTTTCACCGCCATTGAGCCGGTGCAGGAACGCCAGCTGCAACAGGTGATTTTTGCCCTCGAACGCCTGGCGCGCGACAAGGCAAGACGCTTCCAGTAA
- a CDS encoding GlsB/YeaQ/YmgE family stress response membrane protein yields the protein MGIISWIIFGLIAGIIAKWIMPGKDGGGFIITVVLGIVGAVVGGWISTLFGFGKVDGFNFGSFVVAVVGAIVVLWIYRKVRS from the coding sequence ATGGGTATTATTTCATGGATTATCTTTGGTCTGATCGCCGGTATTATCGCCAAATGGATTATGCCAGGTAAAGATGGCGGCGGCTTTATTATTACCGTGGTGTTAGGGATTGTCGGTGCGGTCGTGGGCGGCTGGATCAGTACCCTGTTTGGCTTCGGTAAAGTAGACGGATTTAACTTCGGCAGCTTTGTGGTTGCGGTGGTCGGCGCCATTGTGGTGCTGTGGATCTACCGTAAAGTCCGCAGCTGA
- the ldcA gene encoding muramoyltetrapeptide carboxypeptidase, with translation MPAPRSVRLIAPSGYCHNQAAAQRAVQRLQAAGHVVENLSAITRRYQRFAGDDAQRLADINQLVTLPTLPDIVLAVRGGYGISRLLEQVDYAGLRQRLLHQPLALCGHSDFTALQLALLAQSGLTTFSSPMLAGNFGAEALSEFTVSHFWQALTSPTVNLSWRSQSPDRGRWQGTLWGGNLAMIASLVGTPWLPSITDGILVIEDVNEHPFRIERMLIQLQQSGILARQRALITGSFTSTALSEYDNGFDFASVWQRVRDTCQIPVISDLAFGHDADTVTLASGARATLQIENGEAQLAYTGHPTLR, from the coding sequence ATGCCCGCGCCCCGCTCTGTCCGTCTTATTGCTCCTTCCGGTTACTGTCACAATCAGGCAGCGGCGCAGCGCGCCGTGCAGCGTTTACAGGCGGCCGGTCACGTGGTGGAGAATCTCTCCGCGATTACCCGCCGCTATCAGCGTTTTGCCGGGGATGACGCACAACGCCTTGCGGACATCAACCAGCTGGTGACCCTGCCCACCCTGCCGGATATCGTGCTGGCCGTGCGCGGCGGCTACGGCATTTCGCGCCTGCTGGAACAGGTGGATTATGCCGGACTGCGCCAGCGCCTGCTGCACCAGCCGCTGGCGCTGTGCGGTCACAGCGATTTCACCGCGCTGCAGCTGGCGCTGCTGGCGCAATCCGGATTGACTACCTTCAGCAGTCCGATGCTCGCCGGCAACTTCGGCGCAGAGGCTTTGTCTGAATTTACCGTTTCACACTTCTGGCAGGCGCTGACTTCACCTACAGTCAATCTGAGCTGGCGCAGTCAGAGCCCGGATCGCGGCCGCTGGCAGGGTACGCTGTGGGGCGGCAATCTGGCGATGATTGCTTCGCTGGTTGGCACGCCGTGGCTGCCGTCAATCACGGATGGCATTCTGGTGATCGAGGATGTCAATGAACACCCGTTCCGCATTGAGCGGATGCTGATTCAGCTGCAGCAGAGCGGCATCCTGGCGCGACAGCGGGCCCTTATCACCGGCAGCTTCACCAGCACCGCGCTGAGTGAGTATGATAACGGCTTCGATTTTGCCAGCGTCTGGCAGCGCGTGCGGGATACCTGCCAGATTCCGGTCATCAGCGACCTCGCGTTTGGTCACGATGCCGATACCGTGACGCTGGCCTCCGGCGCCCGTGCTACGCTACAGATTGAAAACGGAGAAGCCCAGCTGGCTTATACCGGCCACCCGACATTGCGCTAA
- the ghrA gene encoding glyoxylate/hydroxypyruvate reductase GhrA: MEIIWYHPSQDPQVWLAGLRQRLPAAHIRHWQPGDAAAADYAIVRSPPPAMLAGRALRGVFAMGAGVDEILRQLRDQPQLLADEVPLFRLEDTGMARQMQEYATWCVLGWFRRFAEYRQQQQQAQWQPLPDRDRQTFTVGVMGTGVLGRSVLESLRQWGFPLRGWSRTPKAIAGVETFHGREQLEAFLSGCQVVIDLLPDTPDTRNLINHHFLHTLPRGAHFLNLARGAHVVETDLLAALDSGQLAAAALDVFQVEPLPATSPLWLHPQVTITPHNAAVTLPQEAMDYIASAILSLEQGQMPSGRVDRQRGY, from the coding sequence ATGGAGATTATCTGGTATCACCCTTCGCAGGATCCGCAGGTCTGGCTGGCGGGCCTGCGCCAGCGGCTGCCCGCTGCGCATATCCGCCATTGGCAGCCGGGCGACGCGGCAGCCGCCGATTACGCGATTGTGCGTTCCCCGCCGCCAGCGATGCTGGCCGGTCGCGCGCTGCGGGGCGTTTTCGCCATGGGGGCCGGCGTGGATGAAATTCTCCGACAGCTGCGCGACCAGCCGCAGCTGCTGGCGGACGAGGTGCCGCTGTTCCGCCTGGAAGACACCGGTATGGCGCGGCAGATGCAGGAGTACGCGACCTGGTGCGTGCTCGGCTGGTTCCGCCGTTTTGCCGAATACCGCCAGCAGCAGCAGCAGGCGCAGTGGCAACCGCTGCCGGATCGCGACCGTCAGACGTTTACGGTTGGCGTGATGGGCACCGGCGTGCTCGGCCGCAGCGTGCTGGAGAGCCTGCGCCAGTGGGGGTTCCCGCTGCGCGGCTGGAGCCGCACGCCGAAAGCGATCGCGGGGGTAGAGACGTTCCACGGTCGCGAACAGCTGGAGGCGTTTCTTTCCGGCTGTCAGGTGGTGATCGATCTGCTGCCTGATACGCCGGATACCCGCAATCTGATTAATCATCACTTCTTACATACGCTGCCGCGCGGCGCGCACTTCCTCAATCTGGCCCGGGGCGCGCACGTGGTGGAGACCGATTTGCTGGCGGCGCTGGACAGCGGGCAGCTGGCCGCCGCCGCGCTGGACGTGTTTCAGGTCGAGCCGCTGCCCGCTACCAGCCCGCTGTGGCTTCATCCGCAGGTCACGATTACCCCGCACAATGCCGCTGTCACTCTGCCGCAGGAGGCGATGGATTACATTGCCAGTGCCATACTTTCCCTGGAGCAGGGGCAGATGCCGTCCGGGCGGGTTGATCGCCAGCGCGGTTATTAA
- the emtA gene encoding membrane-bound lytic murein transglycosylase EmtA, whose amino-acid sequence MLSALLLAGCASEPEKPLTPVRNTPLTQAPPSKVNDAWSLFTEDAACHYGVDEKLISAIISVESGGNPTVISRSNAVGLMQIKASTAGREVYRAQGRHGQPSNSELRDPAKNIDIGAAYLKILQDSALAGIRDPLTLRYATIVSYANGAGALLRTFSRDRDRAIAMINAMTPDEFWQHVQNKHPAAQAPRYLWKVTTAYRTIS is encoded by the coding sequence ATGCTCTCTGCTTTACTGCTGGCTGGCTGCGCCAGCGAGCCGGAAAAACCGCTGACGCCGGTCAGGAATACGCCCTTAACCCAGGCGCCGCCGTCGAAAGTGAATGACGCATGGTCACTGTTTACCGAAGATGCCGCCTGTCATTATGGCGTTGATGAGAAGTTAATCAGCGCCATTATTAGTGTCGAATCCGGAGGAAACCCTACCGTTATCAGCCGCTCTAACGCGGTGGGACTGATGCAGATTAAAGCCTCAACCGCCGGTCGTGAAGTTTATCGCGCGCAGGGCCGTCACGGGCAGCCCAGCAATTCTGAACTGCGCGACCCGGCCAAAAACATCGATATCGGCGCCGCGTATCTGAAAATTCTGCAGGACTCAGCCCTGGCGGGTATCCGCGATCCGCTCACGCTGCGCTATGCCACGATTGTCTCCTATGCCAACGGTGCCGGGGCGCTGCTGCGCACCTTCTCACGCGATCGCGATCGCGCGATTGCCATGATCAATGCCATGACGCCGGATGAGTTCTGGCAGCACGTGCAGAACAAACATCCGGCGGCGCAGGCGCCACGCTACCTGTGGAAGGTCACCACCGCCTACCGCACCATCAGCTAA
- a CDS encoding phosphatase produces MYPVDLHMHTVASTHAYSTLHDYVAQAKQNGLKLFAITDHGPDMADAPHYWHFVNMRIWPRVIDGVGVLRGIEANIKNQQGEIDCSGPMLDALDLIVAGFHEPVYAPRDKAHHTEAMIATMASGLVHIISHPGNPKFPVDIRAIAEAAARYNVALEINNSSFTHSRPGSEPNCRAIAEAVREAGGLLAFGSDSHTAFTLGHFEHCLRITREVDFPQDRVLNVTPRRLLDFLEQRTGRHIAEFADF; encoded by the coding sequence ATGTATCCCGTTGATTTGCATATGCACACTGTGGCCAGCACCCACGCCTACAGTACGCTGCACGATTATGTCGCTCAGGCGAAGCAGAATGGCCTGAAGCTGTTTGCCATTACCGATCACGGTCCGGATATGGCGGATGCGCCGCACTACTGGCACTTTGTTAACATGCGCATCTGGCCGCGCGTCATTGATGGCGTCGGCGTGCTGCGCGGCATTGAAGCCAACATCAAAAACCAGCAGGGCGAGATTGACTGCAGCGGGCCGATGCTTGATGCGCTTGACCTGATCGTCGCGGGCTTCCATGAGCCGGTCTATGCGCCACGCGACAAAGCGCATCACACGGAAGCGATGATCGCGACCATGGCCAGCGGCCTGGTGCATATCATCAGTCACCCCGGCAACCCAAAATTCCCGGTGGATATCCGCGCCATTGCGGAGGCGGCGGCGCGCTATAACGTGGCGCTGGAGATCAACAACTCCTCCTTTACCCATTCGCGGCCGGGCAGTGAGCCCAACTGTCGCGCAATTGCGGAAGCCGTGCGCGAGGCCGGTGGCCTGCTGGCTTTTGGCTCGGATTCGCACACCGCCTTTACCCTCGGGCACTTCGAACATTGCCTGCGCATCACGCGCGAAGTGGATTTTCCGCAGGATCGCGTGTTAAATGTCACGCCGCGCCGCCTGCTCGACTTTCTCGAACAGCGCACCGGCCGGCACATCGCCGAATTTGCGGACTTTTAA
- a CDS encoding TonB-dependent siderophore receptor, giving the protein MTSPFPLYRARVLCALALTFPAAAFAEDELVVTAQPEETATSPVRGYLATRSNGASKSDRALVTTPQSVSVVTRQQMADQGAQDLNQALDYTPGVFTGFGGAATRYDTVSLRGFHGGDVDNTFLDGLRVMSDGGSFNVLQVDNWFLDRVDVIKGPASALYGQTVPGGLVNMVMKRPQFAREGHLQFSGGSHATHSAAFDYTDAINTQWAWRLSGITRNSHTQYQHTREEKYALTPQLLWQPDEDTSLLLRAYLQKDPSGGYHGSVPADGTLFRHRGRQLPAGFYEGDSARDQFKRHEQIYGYDFSHRLNDIWSLHATGSYSQSQVALDQVYQIGWRATDTDWLDRYYSGERSSLRAWASDNQLQAAFTTGAIAHRVTIGAEYHRYKNQLLTARGSASALNPWTGETAGEMPDTSWSAQTRRYYQSGLYLQDELQWDRWHLDLSGRYDRIVSENTTHRRQDDHVSGRAALLYAFDNGVSPYVSWSQAITPASLTDENGNQLKPTTAQQYEAGVKYQPAGTRNLYSLAVYDLTQQDVANRNVQAGTYSPSGKVQAQGIELEARTQLTDRFSTLAGYSLTHLRFRETVDGNSGHTPYVTPDSMASLWGHYQFDGGVSAGAGVRYIGRQWADNENTTRLPSVTLFDATLRADLGAWQPQLKGAWLQLNARNLTDKHYLAACYGTGYCYRGAERTLTATVGYDF; this is encoded by the coding sequence ATGACCTCGCCGTTTCCGCTTTATCGCGCCCGCGTGCTGTGCGCGCTGGCCCTTACCTTCCCTGCCGCCGCATTCGCTGAAGATGAACTGGTGGTGACCGCGCAGCCGGAGGAAACCGCCACTTCACCGGTGCGGGGGTATCTGGCTACCCGCAGCAATGGTGCCAGCAAAAGCGACCGCGCGCTGGTGACGACACCGCAGTCCGTCTCGGTTGTTACGCGACAGCAGATGGCCGATCAGGGCGCGCAGGATCTGAATCAGGCGCTGGACTACACGCCCGGCGTCTTCACCGGTTTTGGCGGTGCGGCCACGCGCTACGACACGGTGTCACTGCGCGGTTTTCACGGCGGTGACGTTGATAACACCTTTCTGGATGGTCTGCGCGTCATGAGCGATGGCGGCAGCTTTAACGTGCTGCAGGTGGATAACTGGTTTCTCGATCGCGTGGACGTGATCAAAGGCCCCGCTTCCGCGCTCTACGGGCAGACGGTGCCGGGCGGGCTGGTTAACATGGTCATGAAGCGGCCACAGTTTGCCCGCGAGGGCCATCTGCAGTTTTCCGGCGGCAGCCATGCCACCCACAGCGCCGCCTTTGATTACACTGATGCCATCAACACCCAGTGGGCGTGGCGGCTGAGCGGCATCACGCGCAACAGCCATACTCAGTATCAACACACGCGTGAAGAGAAGTATGCCCTTACGCCGCAGCTGCTGTGGCAACCGGATGAGGACACCAGCCTGCTGCTGCGCGCCTATCTGCAGAAAGATCCGTCGGGCGGCTATCACGGTTCGGTGCCGGCAGACGGCACCCTGTTCCGCCACCGTGGCCGACAGCTGCCCGCCGGGTTTTATGAGGGTGACAGCGCACGGGATCAGTTCAAACGTCATGAACAGATTTACGGCTATGATTTTTCGCATCGCCTGAACGATATCTGGTCGCTGCATGCCACCGGCAGCTATAGCCAGTCTCAGGTAGCACTGGATCAGGTGTATCAAATCGGCTGGCGTGCGACCGATACGGATTGGCTGGATCGCTACTACTCCGGCGAGCGCTCGTCGCTGCGTGCCTGGGCCAGCGACAATCAGCTGCAGGCAGCGTTTACCACCGGTGCGATTGCGCATCGCGTGACAATTGGCGCAGAGTACCACCGTTACAAAAATCAGCTGCTGACGGCGCGCGGATCGGCCAGTGCCCTCAATCCCTGGACCGGCGAGACAGCAGGAGAGATGCCGGACACCAGCTGGAGCGCGCAGACGCGACGCTACTACCAGAGCGGTTTGTATCTGCAGGATGAGCTGCAGTGGGATCGCTGGCATCTGGATCTCTCCGGGCGCTATGACCGTATCGTGTCGGAGAACACCACTCATCGCCGTCAGGATGACCACGTCAGCGGCCGTGCGGCCCTGCTTTACGCCTTTGATAACGGCGTGTCGCCGTACGTCAGCTGGAGTCAGGCGATTACGCCCGCTTCCCTCACCGATGAGAACGGCAATCAGCTGAAACCCACCACGGCGCAGCAGTATGAAGCCGGGGTGAAATATCAGCCAGCCGGCACGCGCAATCTGTACAGCCTGGCGGTGTACGATCTGACGCAGCAGGACGTCGCTAACCGCAATGTGCAGGCGGGCACCTATTCGCCGTCCGGCAAAGTGCAGGCACAGGGCATTGAACTGGAAGCACGCACACAGCTGACCGACCGTTTCAGCACGCTGGCCGGTTACAGCCTGACGCATCTGCGCTTCAGGGAGACCGTCGATGGCAACAGCGGCCATACGCCTTACGTTACGCCAGACAGTATGGCCTCGCTGTGGGGACACTATCAGTTTGACGGTGGTGTGAGCGCCGGGGCGGGCGTGCGCTATATCGGCAGACAGTGGGCAGATAACGAAAACACCACCCGTCTGCCTTCGGTTACCCTGTTTGACGCCACCCTGCGCGCTGATTTGGGCGCATGGCAGCCGCAGCTGAAAGGCGCCTGGCTGCAGCTGAATGCCCGCAACCTGACGGATAAACACTATCTGGCGGCCTGCTACGGCACCGGTTATTGCTATCGTGGCGCCGAACGCACGCTGACAGCGACAGTGGGCTACGATTTCTGA
- a CDS encoding mechanosensitive ion channel family protein: MENWLSAHRLHLIFLNQTFWINSAIVVFGTLLVYWLLRTIIRFTSNRIAHYSEQRHVRFTGIVVEILRSTSQLLLLVFSLLIALKFVDLPLSWSAAIAHGWFLALILQFTLWLDCGIRLWLHSLLRDPQHVRNPVTTVILGILLRVVVWVMMLLAILSNMGINITALVASLGVGGIAIALAIQTVLSDVFASLAIGFDKPFEHGDFIVFGDIAGSIEHIGLKTTRLRSLSGEQIVCSNTILLQQTIHNYKRMAQRRIVFKFGINYGTPAEKVRQIGAMVKTIIEGVPDTRFDRAHFLAFDESQLTFEVVYYVLSADYNTYMDIQQEINLQLMAQLEQKQIRFAFPMRRVEFTGGVLPRINLSDASNETEPQAAKRQPPEASFS; the protein is encoded by the coding sequence ATGGAAAACTGGCTTTCGGCCCATCGTTTACACCTTATTTTTCTTAATCAAACCTTCTGGATTAACAGCGCCATCGTGGTGTTTGGCACCCTGCTGGTCTACTGGCTGTTACGCACCATCATCCGCTTTACCTCTAACCGCATCGCGCACTACAGCGAGCAGCGCCACGTCCGTTTCACCGGCATCGTGGTGGAAATTCTGCGCAGCACCAGTCAGCTGCTGCTGCTGGTGTTTTCACTGCTGATTGCACTGAAATTTGTTGATCTGCCGCTCAGCTGGAGCGCGGCGATTGCGCACGGCTGGTTCCTGGCGCTGATTCTGCAGTTTACGCTGTGGCTGGACTGCGGCATTCGCCTGTGGCTGCACAGCCTGCTGCGCGATCCGCAGCATGTCCGCAACCCGGTTACCACCGTCATTCTGGGGATTCTGCTGCGCGTGGTGGTGTGGGTGATGATGCTGCTGGCGATTCTGTCCAATATGGGCATCAACATCACTGCGCTGGTTGCCAGCCTGGGGGTGGGCGGCATTGCCATCGCGCTGGCGATCCAGACCGTGCTGAGTGACGTCTTCGCCTCCCTGGCGATTGGCTTTGATAAGCCATTTGAACACGGCGATTTCATCGTATTTGGCGACATTGCCGGCTCGATTGAGCATATCGGCCTGAAAACCACCCGGCTGCGCAGCCTCAGCGGTGAGCAGATCGTCTGCTCCAACACCATTCTGTTGCAGCAGACGATTCACAACTACAAGCGCATGGCGCAGCGCCGCATTGTGTTTAAGTTCGGCATCAATTACGGCACGCCGGCGGAAAAAGTACGGCAGATTGGCGCGATGGTGAAGACGATTATTGAGGGCGTACCCGATACCCGCTTCGACCGCGCGCACTTTCTGGCCTTTGATGAGTCACAGCTGACGTTCGAAGTGGTCTATTACGTGCTGAGCGCCGATTACAACACCTACATGGATATTCAGCAGGAGATCAACCTGCAGCTGATGGCGCAGCTGGAACAGAAGCAAATTCGCTTTGCCTTCCCGATGCGACGCGTGGAGTTTACCGGCGGCGTGCTGCCGCGCATTAATCTCAGCGATGCGTCTAACGAAACTGAACCCCAGGCGGCCAAACGCCAGCCGCCCGAAGCAAGCTTTAGCTGA
- the treA gene encoding alpha,alpha-trehalase TreA translates to MIKNVVSTPARLSLLLSAALLSATAAHAEDTSRMLSSQPQPPDVRLGPLFNAVQQAKFYPDQKTFADAVPKYNPSSILADWQMQKGQRNFDLKRFVDTNFILPKAQDKYVPPAGQSLREHIDGLWPVLTRSTPQASQYDSLLPLPKPYVVPGGRFREVYYWDSYFTMLGLAESGHWDRVQDMVDNFATELDRYGHIPNGNRSYYLSRSQPPFFSLMVDLLATHKGDDVYRQYLPQLEKEYAYWMADSDSVAAGQASKRVIKLSDGTLLNRYWDERDAPRTESWLDDVETAKKAPDRNKQQVYRDLRAGAASGWDFSSRWFTDAHNLASIRTTQLAPVDLNSLLFHLEQTLAKAAKLAKQDAQAKNWADAAEKRQAAINRYLWDDKQGWYADYDFGRKQVHHQLTAATLFPLYLQLASDRQAERTSAAVEKQLLKPGGLVTTTVNNGQQWDAPNGWAPLQWVAVEGLEHYKQPKLAQQIGQRFLQNVQQTYDREHKLVEKYVVEGDKLGGGGGGEYPLQDGFGWTNGVTLMLLDKYCPKDKTCNSARDIPAMPALNGAQ, encoded by the coding sequence ATGATAAAAAATGTCGTATCCACGCCCGCGCGCCTGAGCCTGTTACTGAGCGCCGCCCTGCTGAGCGCGACGGCCGCGCACGCCGAAGACACCAGCCGCATGCTCAGCAGCCAGCCACAGCCGCCGGATGTGCGCCTCGGCCCCCTGTTCAATGCGGTGCAGCAGGCGAAATTTTATCCGGATCAGAAAACCTTTGCCGATGCGGTCCCGAAATATAATCCCTCGTCAATTCTCGCCGACTGGCAGATGCAGAAAGGCCAGCGCAACTTTGACCTGAAACGTTTTGTCGATACCAACTTCATCCTGCCTAAAGCGCAGGACAAGTATGTGCCGCCTGCCGGACAGAGCCTGCGCGAGCACATTGACGGTCTGTGGCCGGTGCTGACGCGCAGTACGCCGCAGGCCAGCCAGTATGATTCGCTGCTGCCGCTGCCAAAACCTTATGTGGTGCCGGGCGGACGCTTCCGTGAGGTGTACTACTGGGACAGCTATTTCACCATGCTCGGCCTGGCAGAGAGCGGTCACTGGGATCGCGTGCAGGATATGGTGGATAACTTTGCCACCGAGCTGGACCGCTATGGCCATATCCCGAATGGTAACCGCAGCTACTATCTCAGCCGCTCACAGCCGCCGTTCTTCAGCCTGATGGTGGACCTGCTGGCGACGCACAAAGGCGATGACGTTTACCGTCAGTATCTGCCGCAGCTGGAAAAAGAGTACGCCTACTGGATGGCGGACAGCGACAGCGTGGCCGCCGGGCAGGCCAGCAAGCGCGTGATTAAACTGAGCGACGGCACGCTGCTGAACCGCTACTGGGACGAGCGCGACGCGCCGCGTACCGAATCCTGGCTGGACGATGTCGAAACCGCGAAGAAAGCGCCGGATCGCAACAAACAGCAGGTATACCGCGACCTGCGTGCCGGTGCGGCTTCAGGCTGGGATTTCAGCTCACGCTGGTTTACCGACGCGCATAATCTGGCATCCATTCGTACCACCCAGCTGGCGCCGGTTGATCTCAACAGCCTGCTGTTCCACCTTGAACAGACGCTGGCGAAAGCAGCGAAGCTGGCGAAGCAGGACGCGCAGGCGAAAAACTGGGCGGACGCGGCAGAGAAGCGTCAGGCCGCTATCAACCGCTATCTGTGGGATGACAAACAGGGCTGGTATGCCGATTATGATTTTGGCCGGAAGCAGGTGCATCACCAGCTGACCGCCGCCACGCTGTTCCCGCTTTACCTGCAGCTGGCCAGCGACCGGCAGGCTGAGCGTACCTCCGCCGCAGTGGAAAAGCAGCTGCTGAAACCGGGCGGGCTGGTGACCACCACGGTGAACAACGGTCAGCAGTGGGATGCACCTAACGGCTGGGCACCGCTGCAGTGGGTAGCGGTGGAAGGCCTGGAGCACTATAAGCAGCCGAAACTGGCGCAGCAGATTGGTCAGCGCTTCCTGCAGAACGTACAGCAGACCTACGATCGCGAGCATAAGCTGGTGGAGAAGTACGTGGTTGAAGGCGACAAACTGGGCGGCGGTGGTGGCGGTGAATATCCGCTGCAGGACGGTTTTGGCTGGACCAATGGCGTCACGCTGATGCTGCTGGACAAATATTGCCCGAAAGACAAGACCTGTAACAGCGCCCGCGACATTCCGGCTATGCCGGCGCTGAACGGCGCACAATAA
- a CDS encoding TorD/DmsD family molecular chaperone: MNEFSILCRVIGSLFNRQPQDPLLVPLFTLLREGKLNAQWPLEQDELLTRLQQNSDPQALAADYNALFVGSDCSVPPYASHWPDGPQEAEVRAFLTARGMPLSDAPADHFGILLLAASWLEDQSAEDESAAQLALFDTFLLPWCGAFLGKVEAHATTAFYRTLAALSREAIQAMYDELREGADDDA; the protein is encoded by the coding sequence ATGAATGAGTTTTCCATTCTCTGCCGCGTCATCGGCTCGCTGTTTAACCGCCAGCCGCAGGACCCGCTGCTGGTGCCGCTCTTTACGCTGTTGCGTGAAGGCAAACTCAACGCGCAGTGGCCGCTTGAGCAGGACGAACTGCTGACCCGGCTGCAGCAGAATAGCGATCCGCAGGCGCTGGCGGCGGATTACAATGCGCTGTTCGTCGGCAGCGACTGCAGCGTGCCGCCGTATGCGTCGCATTGGCCGGACGGCCCGCAGGAAGCAGAGGTGCGTGCCTTTCTTACCGCGCGGGGCATGCCGCTGAGCGACGCCCCGGCCGATCACTTCGGCATTCTGCTGCTGGCCGCCTCCTGGCTGGAAGATCAGTCGGCGGAAGATGAGTCCGCCGCCCAGCTGGCGCTGTTTGACACCTTCCTGCTGCCGTGGTGCGGGGCGTTTCTCGGTAAGGTGGAGGCGCACGCCACCACCGCGTTTTACCGTACGCTGGCCGCACTCAGCCGTGAAGCCATTCAGGCGATGTATGACGAACTGCGCGAAGGCGCAGACGACGACGCCTGA